Below is a genomic region from Streptomyces roseoviridis.
CCCTCCACGCCACCCCCGAGCAGTGCCGCGAGCTCACCGAGCAGGCCCTCGGCATGGTCGCCACCTCGCGCGGCCGGCGCCTGGAGGAGTACCTGGTGCACGACGTCGCCTTCCACCGGGTCGTCCTCAATGCCTCCGGCAACGAGATGTTCGCCCGCCTCGGGGACGTGGTCGCCGAGGTCCTCACCGGCCGCACCCGCCACCAGGTGATGTTCGAGGACCCCGACCCCGCCGCCGTCACCCTCCACGTCCAGGTCGCCGAGGCCGTACGGGAGAAGGACGCGGCCCGCGCCGAGGCGCTGACCCGCGAGATCGCCGTCGGCGCCCTCAAGGAGCTCGACGTCCTGGCGCCCTGACCGCCGCTCGCCCCGTAGCACACCCGTACACGCGCTGGATACCGCTCCGTAACCTCTGAAGTAGCTCAAATACGGGCGTTCAGTGACATCGGCCACAGTCAGCAACCGGGTCTTGCCGTGAGGATGTGCGCTGGCCGTGCCGGGAGCCCCACAAGGGCACGGCCGGGTACCGCACAGACCCTCCCCCCTCACGAAGGCGAACAACTCCATGAGTGACCGCATCACTGCGGCCGACCCGCTGTCCGCCACGCAGGCGGCGCCCGCGGCGTCGCAGGCTTCCGCCCACGTCGACGCCGGTGACGCCGGGTACCGCAAGGACCTCAAGTCCCGGCACATCAACATGATCGCCATCGGCGGCGCCATCGGCACCGGCCTCTTCCTCGGGGCCGGCGGCCGCATGGCCAACGCCGGACCCTCGCTCTTCATCGCGTACGCGGTCTGCGGCGTCTTCGCCTTCTTCGTCGTCCGGGCCCTCGGCGAGCTCGTGCTCTACCGCCCCTCCTCCGGCGCCTTCGTCTCCTACGCCCGTGAGTTCATGGGCGAGAAGGGCGCCTACACGGCCGGCTGGCTGTACTTCCTCAACTGGTCGACCACCGCCGTCGCGGACATCACCGCCGCCGCCACCTACGCCCACTTCTGGGCGATGTTCAGCGACATCCCGCAGTGGATCCTCGCCCTGATCGCCCTCGCGATCGTGCTCGCCGCCAACCTCATCTCCGTGAAGTACTTCGGCGAGATGGAGTTCTGGTTCGCGATCATCAAGGTCGCCGCGCTCGTCGCCTTCATGGTCGTCGGCATCTTCCTCGTCGTCACCTCCCACGACGTGGGCGGCCACACCCCGGGCCTCGCCAACATCACCGACAACGGCGGCATCTTCCCCAACGGCATGATGCCGATGCTGCTGCTGATCCAGGGCGTCGTCTTCGCCTACGCCTCCGTCGAGCTGTGCGGCGTCGCCGCCGGCGAGACCGAGAACCCCGAGAAGATCATGCCCAAGGCGATCAACTCGATCATGTGGCGCGTCGGCCTCTTCTACGTCGGCTCCGTCGTCCTGCTCGCGCTGATCCTCCCGTACACCGCCTACTCCGGCGACCAGAGCCCCTTCGTCACCGTCTTCGACAAGCTCGGCGTCCCCGGCGCCGCCGGCGTGATGAACCTCGTCGTGCTCACCGCCGCCCTCTCCAGCCTCAACTCGGGCCTCTACTCCACCGGCCGCATCCTGCGCTCCATGTCGCTGGCCGGCTCCGCGCCCAAGTTCACCGGCGTCATGAACAAGGGCGGCGTCCCCTACGGCGGCATCCTGCTCACCGCGGGCTTCGGCGTCGCCGGCGTCATCCTCAACGCCCGGATGCCCGAGGAAGCCTTCGAGCTCGTGCTGAACTTCGCCTCCATCGGCATCATCGGCACCTGGGCCATGATCATGGTCTGCTCGCTGCTCTTCGTGCGCCGCTCCAAGGAGGGCAAGCTCGCCCGGCCCTCCTACCAGCTGCCCTGGGCCCCGTACACCCAGATCGTGACCCTGCTCTTCCTCGGCTCCGTCCTCGTCCTCATGTGGATGGACGGCGGCATCGGCCGCACCACCGTCAACTGCCTGCCGCTGATCGCCGCGGCCCTGGTCGGCGGCTGGTTCCTGGTCCGCAAGCGGGTCCGCGCCACCGAGGACAGCCGCCAGGACTGACCCCCTCCGCTTCCCCCCACGGGAAGAGCGAGACCCCCGCAGGCACGAACCGCGGGGGTCTCGCGTTTGGTCAGGAGACAGTGGTACGCAAGATCCTTACAGAGCCTGACCGCCCAGACACCGTCGGAGAAGGGAAGCTCGCCATGCCGCAGCAGGTCCAGGGGGTCGTCGCCCCCGGCAGGAACGAACCCGTACGGGTCGAGACGATCCTCATCCCCGACCCGGGCCCGGGCGAGGCGGTGGTGAGGATCCAGGCGTGCGGAGTCTGCCACACCGACCTCCACTACAAGCAGGGCGGAATCAACGACGACTTCCCCTTCCTCCTCGGCCACGAGGCCGCCGGGGTCGTCGAGTCCGTCGGCGCCGGCGTCACCGACGTCGCCCCCGGCGACTTCGTCGTCCTCAACTGGCGCGCCGTCTGCGGCCAGTGCCGCGCCTGCCTGCGCGGCCGCCCCTGGTACTGCTTCGACACCCACAACGCCAAGCAGAGGATGACGCTGGCCGGGACCTCCGGTGCCGGCGGGACGGAGCTCTCCCCGGCCCTCGGCATCGGCGCCTTCGCGGAGAAGACCCTGGTCGCCGCCGGCCAGTGCACCAAGGTCGACCCCGCCGTCGCCCCGGAGATCGCCGGACTCCTCGGCTGCGGCGTGATGGCCGGCATCGGCGCCGCGATCAACACCGGCGGCGTCGGCCGCGGCGACAGCGTCGCCGTCATCGGCTGCGGCGGCGTCGGCGACGCCGCGATCGTCGGCTCCCGCCTCGCCGGAGCCGCCCGGATCATCGCCGTCGACATCGACGACCGCAAGCTCGACACCGCCCGCCGGATGGGCGCCACCCACACCGTGAACTCCCGCACCGACGACCCCGTCGAAGCCATCAGAGAACTCACCGGCGGCTTCGGCGCCGACGTCGTCATCGAGGCCGTCGGCCGCCCCGAGACCTACGAGCAGGCCTTCTACGCCCGCGACCTCGCCGGCACCGTCGTCCTCGTGGGCGTCCCCACCCCCGAGATGAGGCTCGAACTCCCGCTCCTCGACGTCTTCGGCCGCGGCGGCGCGCTCAAGTCCTCCTGGTACGGCGACTGCCTGCCCTCCCGCGACTTCCCCATGCTCATCGACCTGCACCAGCAGGGCCGCATCGACCTCGGCGCCTTCGTCACCGAGACCATCGGGCTCGGCGATGTCGAGAAGGCATTCGCCCGCATGCGCGAAGGCGACGTCCTGCGCTCGGTGGTGGTCCTCTGATGGCCGCCCGCATCGACCACCTCGTCACCTCCGGCACCTTCAGCCTCGACGGCGGCACCTGGGAGGTCGACAACAACGTCTGGATCGTCGGCGACGACACCGAGGCGATCGTCATCGACGCCGCCCACGACGCCGACGCGATCCTCGCCGCCCTCGACGGCCGCACCCTGCGCGCCATCGTCTGCACCCACGCCCACGACGACCACATCGGCGCGGCCCCCGCCCTCGCCGCCGCCACCGGCGCCCGGATCCTGCTCCACCCCGCCGACCAGCCGCTGTGGAAGCTGACCCACCCCGACCACACCCCCGACGGCGACCTCGCCGACGGCCAGGTCCTCACCATCGCCGGGACCGACCTCCACGTCCTGCACACCCCCGGCCACGCCCCCGGCGCCGTCTGCCTCCACGCCCCCGACCTCGGCACCGTCTTCACCGGCGACACCCTCTTCCAGGGCGGCCCCGGCGCCACCGGCCGGTCCTTCTCCGACTTCCCGACCATCATCGACTCGATCAGGGACAGGCTCCTCACCCTGCCGCCGCGGACCGTGGTCCGCACCGGCCACGGCGACCCCACCACCGTCGGCGCCGAGGCGCCGCACCTCGAGGAATGGATCAACCGGGGCCACTGAGCCGCAGCCGGCTCTCGAAACGCCTCTCCACGCCCGAGAACGGGTCGGTGAACTCCAGCCACCGCGCCAGCAACCGCAGCGGCCGCCCGAAGTCCTCCGGCCCGTCCTCCCGCACCACCGGGTACAGCGGATCGTCCAGGATCGGCAGGCCCAGCGCGTTCATGTGCACCCGCAGCTGATGGGTCCGCCCGGTCACCGGCACCAGCCGGTACCGGGCCAGACCGCCCGCCCGCGCGAGGAGCTCCACCCGGCTCTCGGCGTTCGGCTCGCCCGGCACCTCCCGTGCCGCCTGCACACCCCGCTCCTTCTCGATCCGGCTGCGCACCGTCACCGGCAGCGCCACCCGGGGGTCGTACGGCGCCACCGCCTCGTACGCCTTGGACACCCTCCGATCCCGGAACAGCGTCTGGTACGCGCCCCGGTCCTCGGGCCGTACGACGAACAGCACGAGCCCCGCCGTCAGCCGGTCGAGCCGGTGCGCCGGCTGCAACGCGGGCAGGCCCAGCTCCCGGCGCAGGCGCGCGAGCGCCGTCTCGGTCACGTGCCGGCCGCGCGGCATCGTCGCCAGGAAGTGCGGCTTGTCCGCGATCACGATCCGCTCGTCCCGGTACACCACCCCGACCTCGAACGGCACCCGCTCCTCCACCGGGAACTCCCGGTGGAACCACAGAAAGCGCCCCGCCGCGTACGGCTCGTCACCCCCGGCCGGCCGCCCGTCGGCCCCCACGAAGCAGCCGTCCCGCAGCATCCGCTCGACCCGGCCGGCCCCGACCGCCGCCGCGTACCGGTCCCGCAGGTGGTCCCCGACGGTCGCCCACACCCCACCGGGATCCTCGGGCAGCCGCACCCGCACCGCGTCGACCCCGTCCCGCTGGGGCAGCGGAGAGGCGGGGGCCTTCGTCCTGCGTCGCACCGGTCCTCCCGCCTCCACAAGGCCGTGATCAGGCCATGATCAGGCCATGATCAAGTCATCGTCTTCGGGCAACGACAAGAAGGACCCCACGTGGTGTGGGGTCCTTCGCTGGTGTCCGAGGGGGGACTTGAACCCCCACGCCCGATAAAGGGCACTAGCACCTCAAGCTAGCGCGTCTGCCATTCCGCCACCCGGACAGGTGTCTTGTCCTCCCGGCCCCGCTGGGCCGTTCCGACGAGGAAAACCATAGCAAACATTCGAGGTGGCCGATCACCACCCCCTCGGCGGTCTCGGCATGTGACGGCCGCATGTCGCCGGGTGGACGGCCTTGGGTGCCGAGGGGCCCGCACGGGAGGATGGGGGCGACCACCAGTCATCACGTGGGGCACGTAGTGGGAGGAAGCAGCGTGAGCGAGTCGAACACCGGCAGGGGCGTCACGGGCGAGGACGAGGTCGTCGACCTGTGCCGTGACCTGATCCGCATCGACACCAGCAACTACGGCGACCACTCGGGGCCGGGAGAGCGGGCGGCGGCCGAGTACGTCGCGGAGAAGCTCGCCGAGGTCGGACTCGAGCCGAAGATCATCGAGTCGCACAAGGGGCGGGCCTCCACCGTCGCCCGGATCGAGGGCGAGGACCCCTCGCGGCCGGCCCTCCTCATCCACGGCCACACCGACGTCGTCCCGGCCAACGCCGAGGACTGGACCCACCACCCCTTCTCCGGCGAGATCGCCGACGGCTGCGTCTGGGGCCGCGGCGCCGTCGACATGAAGGACATGGACGCGATGACCCTGGCGGTCGTCCGCGACCGGCTGCGCAGCGGCCGCAAGCCGCCGCGTGACATCGTGCTCGCCTTCCT
It encodes:
- a CDS encoding RluA family pseudouridine synthase, producing the protein MRRRTKAPASPLPQRDGVDAVRVRLPEDPGGVWATVGDHLRDRYAAAVGAGRVERMLRDGCFVGADGRPAGGDEPYAAGRFLWFHREFPVEERVPFEVGVVYRDERIVIADKPHFLATMPRGRHVTETALARLRRELGLPALQPAHRLDRLTAGLVLFVVRPEDRGAYQTLFRDRRVSKAYEAVAPYDPRVALPVTVRSRIEKERGVQAAREVPGEPNAESRVELLARAGGLARYRLVPVTGRTHQLRVHMNALGLPILDDPLYPVVREDGPEDFGRPLRLLARWLEFTDPFSGVERRFESRLRLSGPG
- a CDS encoding FadR/GntR family transcriptional regulator, which encodes MTTPAQGLHPHVLTTLGLAITAGEYPPGSVLRTDQLAERFDVSRTVVREVVRVLESMHLVESRRRVGVIVLPAERWNVYDPQVIRWRLAGSDRPRQLRSLTVLRSAIEPVAAGLAALHATPEQCRELTEQALGMVATSRGRRLEEYLVHDVAFHRVVLNASGNEMFARLGDVVAEVLTGRTRHQVMFEDPDPAAVTLHVQVAEAVREKDAARAEALTREIAVGALKELDVLAP
- a CDS encoding MBL fold metallo-hydrolase, whose amino-acid sequence is MAARIDHLVTSGTFSLDGGTWEVDNNVWIVGDDTEAIVIDAAHDADAILAALDGRTLRAIVCTHAHDDHIGAAPALAAATGARILLHPADQPLWKLTHPDHTPDGDLADGQVLTIAGTDLHVLHTPGHAPGAVCLHAPDLGTVFTGDTLFQGGPGATGRSFSDFPTIIDSIRDRLLTLPPRTVVRTGHGDPTTVGAEAPHLEEWINRGH
- a CDS encoding amino acid permease is translated as MSDRITAADPLSATQAAPAASQASAHVDAGDAGYRKDLKSRHINMIAIGGAIGTGLFLGAGGRMANAGPSLFIAYAVCGVFAFFVVRALGELVLYRPSSGAFVSYAREFMGEKGAYTAGWLYFLNWSTTAVADITAAATYAHFWAMFSDIPQWILALIALAIVLAANLISVKYFGEMEFWFAIIKVAALVAFMVVGIFLVVTSHDVGGHTPGLANITDNGGIFPNGMMPMLLLIQGVVFAYASVELCGVAAGETENPEKIMPKAINSIMWRVGLFYVGSVVLLALILPYTAYSGDQSPFVTVFDKLGVPGAAGVMNLVVLTAALSSLNSGLYSTGRILRSMSLAGSAPKFTGVMNKGGVPYGGILLTAGFGVAGVILNARMPEEAFELVLNFASIGIIGTWAMIMVCSLLFVRRSKEGKLARPSYQLPWAPYTQIVTLLFLGSVLVLMWMDGGIGRTTVNCLPLIAAALVGGWFLVRKRVRATEDSRQD
- a CDS encoding S-(hydroxymethyl)mycothiol dehydrogenase; protein product: MPQQVQGVVAPGRNEPVRVETILIPDPGPGEAVVRIQACGVCHTDLHYKQGGINDDFPFLLGHEAAGVVESVGAGVTDVAPGDFVVLNWRAVCGQCRACLRGRPWYCFDTHNAKQRMTLAGTSGAGGTELSPALGIGAFAEKTLVAAGQCTKVDPAVAPEIAGLLGCGVMAGIGAAINTGGVGRGDSVAVIGCGGVGDAAIVGSRLAGAARIIAVDIDDRKLDTARRMGATHTVNSRTDDPVEAIRELTGGFGADVVIEAVGRPETYEQAFYARDLAGTVVLVGVPTPEMRLELPLLDVFGRGGALKSSWYGDCLPSRDFPMLIDLHQQGRIDLGAFVTETIGLGDVEKAFARMREGDVLRSVVVL